The genomic interval CTCGTTTTTAACATTTAAAACGTGAAATTGCAAAAAATCGAAAAAAAAGTAACATTTTCAGCATTTATAGGCTCATTTTGGAGTCAAATTTTATCAAAATAACTAATATCTATTTTAACATTTGTTATAATAATGTGAACCGTTATGGAAAAAGGTTTTTAAGTCGTATCTTTGCAGACAATTTCTATTTAACATTGAAAATAAGCGTTTTAAATCTGTACTAATTTCATTACAGAAGATAAATGCTCATTAAATTAAACATCTAAGAACAATGATAAAAGTTTCAGATACTGCCAAAAAGAAAATCATCGACCTGATGACTGATGATGGTTTTGACGCTGCTAGCGACTACGTAAGAGTAGGTGTAAAAAGCGGTGGATGCTCTGGTTTGTCTTATGATTTAAAATTTGACAAAACCAAAGGAGAAGACGATAAAATATTCGTAGATAACGATATACAAATTGCCGTTGAAAAAAAATCATTCCTTTATTTAGCCGGAACAATTTTAGAATTTTCTGGAGGATTAAACGGAAAAGGATTTGTTTTCAATAATCCGAATGCAAGTAGAACTTGCGGATGTGGAGAATCATTCTCTCTTTAGTCAAAAACCGAAAGTCATAAAGTCTTAAAGACTGCAGATTGACTTTCGAACTTTAGACTTTAAAACTTTAGACAATAAAAAAATAATGAGCAAATACACAGAAGACGATTTAAAAATCGAACTCGAAACTAAAGAATACGAATACGGATTTTATACCAATATAGAATCTGAAACATTTCCTGTGGGTTTAAACGAAGAGATCGTTCGCGCAATTTCTCTTAAA from Flavobacterium sp. YJ01 carries:
- a CDS encoding iron-sulfur cluster assembly accessory protein translates to MIKVSDTAKKKIIDLMTDDGFDAASDYVRVGVKSGGCSGLSYDLKFDKTKGEDDKIFVDNDIQIAVEKKSFLYLAGTILEFSGGLNGKGFVFNNPNASRTCGCGESFSL